The following coding sequences lie in one Arabidopsis thaliana chromosome 3, partial sequence genomic window:
- a CDS encoding uncharacterized protein (unknown protein; Has 5 Blast hits to 4 proteins in 2 species: Archae - 0; Bacteria - 0; Metazoa - 0; Fungi - 0; Plants - 2; Viruses - 0; Other Eukaryotes - 3 (source: NCBI BLink).), which yields MTEISLQGYPVLPQNPNGAGINVAVAGKTHQGAPVISEIRPTTRDFYQPSKNEVKLEEAAEGETHQGAQVIPEIRPMARDFYQPSKNEVKLEEAAAEETHQEAPVVPEIRPTARDFF from the exons ATGACTGAAATCTCTCTCCAAGGATACCCGGTTTTACCCCAAAACCCGAACGGAGCAGGCATAAATGTG GCGGTGGCAGGAAAAACTCATCAAGGAGCACCAGTAATATCAGAGATACGACCAACGACAAGGGATTTCTACCAACCATCGAAGAATGAGGTCAAGTTAGAGGAGGCGGCGGAGGGAGAAACTCATCAAGGAGCACAAGTAATACCAGAGATACGACCAATGGCGAGGGATTTCTACCAGCCATCGAAGAATGAGGTTAAGTTGGAGGAGGCGGCGGCGGAAGAAACTCATCAAGAAGCACCAGTAGTACCAGAGATACGACCAACGGCGAGGGATTTTTTCTAG
- the MYB15 gene encoding myb domain protein 15 (myb domain protein 15 (MYB15); CONTAINS InterPro DOMAIN/s: SANT, DNA-binding (InterPro:IPR001005), Homeodomain-like (InterPro:IPR009057), Myb, DNA-binding (InterPro:IPR014778), HTH transcriptional regulator, Myb-type, DNA-binding (InterPro:IPR017930), Homeodomain-related (InterPro:IPR012287), Myb transcription factor (InterPro:IPR015495); BEST Arabidopsis thaliana protein match is: myb domain protein 14 (TAIR:AT2G31180.1); Has 9082 Blast hits to 8389 proteins in 525 species: Archae - 0; Bacteria - 0; Metazoa - 803; Fungi - 506; Plants - 5968; Viruses - 4; Other Eukaryotes - 1801 (source: NCBI BLink).), whose protein sequence is MGRAPCCEKMGLKRGPWTPEEDQILVSFILNHGHSNWRALPKQAGLLRCGKSCRLRWMNYLKPDIKRGNFTKEEEDAIISLHQILGNRWSAIAAKLPGRTDNEIKNVWHTHLKKRLEDYQPAKPKTSNKKKGTKPKSESVITSSNSTRSESELADSSNPSGESLFSTSPSTSEVSSMTLISHDGYSNEINMDNKPGDISTIDQECVSFETFGADIDESFWKETLYSQDEHNYVSNDLEVAGLVEIQQEFQNLGSANNEMIFDSEMDFWFDVLARTGGEQDLLAGL, encoded by the exons ATGGGAAGAGCTCCATGCTGTGAGAAGATGGGGTTGAAGAGAGGACCATGGACACCTgaagaagatcaaatcttGGTCTCTTTTATCCTCAACCATGGACATAGTAACTGGCGAGCCCTCCCTAAGCAAGCTG GTCTTTTGAGATGTGGAAAAAGCTGTAGACTTAGGTGGATGAACTATTTAAAGCCTGATATTAAACGTGGCAATTTCaccaaagaagaggaagatgctATCATCAGCTTACACCAAATACTTGGCAATAG ATGGTCAGCGATTGCAGCAAAACTGCCTGGAAGAACCGATAACGAGATCAAGAACGTATGGCACActcacttgaagaagagacTCGAAGATTATCAACCAGCTAAACCTAAGACCAGCAACAAAAAGAAGGGtactaaaccaaaatctgaATCCGTAATAACGAGCTCGAACAGTACTAGAAGCGAATCGGAGCTAGCAGATTCATCAAACCCTTCTGGAGAAAGCTTATTTTCGACATCGCCTTCGACAAGTGAGGTTTCTTCGATGACACTCATAAGCCACGACGGCTATAGCAACGAGATTAATATGGATAACAAACCGGGAGATATCAGTACTATCGATCAAGAATGTGTTTCTTTCGAAACTTTTGGTGCGGATATCGATGAAAGCTTCTGGAAAGAGACACTGTATAGCCAAGATGAACACAACTACGTATCGAATGACCTAGAAGTGGCTGGTTTAGTTGAGATACAACAAGAGTTTCAAAACTTGGGCTCCGCTAATAATGAGATGATTTTTGACAGTGAGATGGACTTCTGGTTCGATGTATTGGCTAGAACCGGCGGGGAACAAGATCTCTTAGCCGGGCTCTAG
- the MYB15 gene encoding myb domain protein 15 (myb domain protein 15 (MYB15); CONTAINS InterPro DOMAIN/s: SANT, DNA-binding (InterPro:IPR001005), Homeodomain-like (InterPro:IPR009057), Myb, DNA-binding (InterPro:IPR014778), HTH transcriptional regulator, Myb-type, DNA-binding (InterPro:IPR017930), Homeodomain-related (InterPro:IPR012287), Myb transcription factor (InterPro:IPR015495); BEST Arabidopsis thaliana protein match is: myb domain protein 13 (TAIR:AT1G06180.1); Has 35333 Blast hits to 34131 proteins in 2444 species: Archae - 798; Bacteria - 22429; Metazoa - 974; Fungi - 991; Plants - 531; Viruses - 0; Other Eukaryotes - 9610 (source: NCBI BLink).) gives MNYLKPDIKRGNFTKEEEDAIISLHQILGNRWSAIAAKLPGRTDNEIKNVWHTHLKKRLEDYQPAKPKTSNKKKGTKPKSESVITSSNSTRSESELADSSNPSGESLFSTSPSTSEVSSMTLISHDGYSNEINMDNKPGDISTIDQECVSFETFGADIDESFWKETLYSQDEHNYVSNDLEVAGLVEIQQEFQNLGSANNEMIFDSEMDFWFDVLARTGGEQDLLAGL, from the exons ATGAACTATTTAAAGCCTGATATTAAACGTGGCAATTTCaccaaagaagaggaagatgctATCATCAGCTTACACCAAATACTTGGCAATAG ATGGTCAGCGATTGCAGCAAAACTGCCTGGAAGAACCGATAACGAGATCAAGAACGTATGGCACActcacttgaagaagagacTCGAAGATTATCAACCAGCTAAACCTAAGACCAGCAACAAAAAGAAGGGtactaaaccaaaatctgaATCCGTAATAACGAGCTCGAACAGTACTAGAAGCGAATCGGAGCTAGCAGATTCATCAAACCCTTCTGGAGAAAGCTTATTTTCGACATCGCCTTCGACAAGTGAGGTTTCTTCGATGACACTCATAAGCCACGACGGCTATAGCAACGAGATTAATATGGATAACAAACCGGGAGATATCAGTACTATCGATCAAGAATGTGTTTCTTTCGAAACTTTTGGTGCGGATATCGATGAAAGCTTCTGGAAAGAGACACTGTATAGCCAAGATGAACACAACTACGTATCGAATGACCTAGAAGTGGCTGGTTTAGTTGAGATACAACAAGAGTTTCAAAACTTGGGCTCCGCTAATAATGAGATGATTTTTGACAGTGAGATGGACTTCTGGTTCGATGTATTGGCTAGAACCGGCGGGGAACAAGATCTCTTAGCCGGGCTCTAG
- a CDS encoding tRNA dimethylallyltransferase (unknown protein; FUNCTIONS IN: molecular_function unknown; INVOLVED IN: biological_process unknown; LOCATED IN: cellular_component unknown.), with the protein MVERFFPTKRSSGDENHRRGNLSLLSGPISSGKTSLLFQLALNVASASTTTRVVFICHRKKIESNPPFLSQGIDPSSDVFNRIQIKYVDDDEGIRKYFAAFHLHHVDDLPSAVIIDDFGDYFSKLNSVMNSRARDMAMVRTLALCHNAIVDANRKALCELVLSETNHGDSPRSLFIYKRWIPKIFTIKGHGDGSFLLTSNDTSERSAKYSIALQYLILEQIIDDS; encoded by the exons ATGGTAGAGAGATTCTTCCCGACGAAGCGGAGCTCCGGCGACGAGAATCACCGTCGGGGAAATCTCTCGCTTCTCTCCGGTCCAATTTCCTC AGGCAAAACCTCTCTGCTCTTCCAATTAGCTCTCAATGTAGCGAGTGCTTCTACAACCACTCGTGTCGTCTTCATCTGTCACCGGAAAAAAATCGAATCCAATCCTCCGTTTCTCTCTCAG GGAATCGATCCTTCCTCTGATGTATTCAATCGAATCCAGATTAA ATatgtagatgatgatgaaggaatCAGAAAATACTTTGCTGcgtttcatcttcatcatgtTGATGATTTACCATCTGCAGTTATAATCGATGATTTTGGTGATTACTTTAGCAAATT GAACTCGGTGATGAATTCTCGGGCTAGAGACATGGCGATGGTTCGGACTCTTGCTCTATGCCACAATGCTATAGTTGATGCTAA TAGGAAAGCTTTGTGCGAGCTTGTCTTATCTGAGACTAACCATGGAGACTCTCCGAGGTCGTTGTTCATCTACAAACGATGGATTCCGAAGATCTTTACTATAaaag GTCATGGTGATGGATCGTTTCTATTGACAAGTAATGATACATCCGAGAGAAGCGCCAAGTATTCGATCGCGCTGCAATATCTCATCTTGGAGCAGATTATTGATGATAGTTAG
- a CDS encoding tRNA dimethylallyltransferase (unknown protein; FUNCTIONS IN: molecular_function unknown; INVOLVED IN: biological_process unknown; LOCATED IN: cellular_component unknown; Has 52 Blast hits to 52 proteins in 25 species: Archae - 0; Bacteria - 0; Metazoa - 10; Fungi - 0; Plants - 38; Viruses - 0; Other Eukaryotes - 4 (source: NCBI BLink).) has product MVERFFPTKRSSGDENHRRGNLSLLSGPISSGKTSLLFQLALNVASASTTTRVVFICHRKKIESNPPFLSQGIDPSSDVFNRIQIKYVDDDEGIRKYFAAFHLHHVDDLPSAVIIDDFGDYFSKLNSVMNSRARDMAMVRTLALCHNAIVDAKKALCELVLSETNHGDSPRSLFIYKRWIPKIFTIKGHGDGSFLLTSNDTSERSAKYSIALQYLILEQIIDDS; this is encoded by the exons ATGGTAGAGAGATTCTTCCCGACGAAGCGGAGCTCCGGCGACGAGAATCACCGTCGGGGAAATCTCTCGCTTCTCTCCGGTCCAATTTCCTC AGGCAAAACCTCTCTGCTCTTCCAATTAGCTCTCAATGTAGCGAGTGCTTCTACAACCACTCGTGTCGTCTTCATCTGTCACCGGAAAAAAATCGAATCCAATCCTCCGTTTCTCTCTCAG GGAATCGATCCTTCCTCTGATGTATTCAATCGAATCCAGATTAA ATatgtagatgatgatgaaggaatCAGAAAATACTTTGCTGcgtttcatcttcatcatgtTGATGATTTACCATCTGCAGTTATAATCGATGATTTTGGTGATTACTTTAGCAAATT GAACTCGGTGATGAATTCTCGGGCTAGAGACATGGCGATGGTTCGGACTCTTGCTCTATGCCACAATGCTATAGTTGATGCTAA GAAAGCTTTGTGCGAGCTTGTCTTATCTGAGACTAACCATGGAGACTCTCCGAGGTCGTTGTTCATCTACAAACGATGGATTCCGAAGATCTTTACTATAaaag GTCATGGTGATGGATCGTTTCTATTGACAAGTAATGATACATCCGAGAGAAGCGCCAAGTATTCGATCGCGCTGCAATATCTCATCTTGGAGCAGATTATTGATGATAGTTAG
- a CDS encoding F-box and associated interaction domains-containing protein (F-box and associated interaction domains-containing protein; CONTAINS InterPro DOMAIN/s: F-box domain, cyclin-like (InterPro:IPR001810), F-box domain, Skp2-like (InterPro:IPR022364), F-box associated domain, type 1 (InterPro:IPR006527), F-box associated interaction domain (InterPro:IPR017451); BEST Arabidopsis thaliana protein match is: F-box and associated interaction domains-containing protein (TAIR:AT3G21120.1); Has 1969 Blast hits to 1915 proteins in 47 species: Archae - 0; Bacteria - 0; Metazoa - 0; Fungi - 0; Plants - 1967; Viruses - 0; Other Eukaryotes - 2 (source: NCBI BLink).), with protein sequence MEWRSLPVELQEEILSRVPAKYLARLRSTSKQWNALSKTGSFAKKHSANATKEPLIIMLKDSRVYLASVNLHGVHNNVAQSFELGSRLYLKDPHISNVFHCDGLLLLCSIKENTLEVWNPCSGEAKLIKPRHSYYKESDFYALGYDNKSSCKKYKVLRVISQVHVQGDFKIEYEIYDFTNDSWRVHGATTELSIRQKHPVSVKGSTYWVVRNRYFPYKYFLSFDFSTERFQSLSLPQPFPYLVTDLSVVREEQLCLFGYYNWSTTSEDLNVWVTTSLGSVVSWSKFLTIQIIKPRVDMFDYGMSFLVDEQNKSLVCWISQKVLHIVGEIYHIQDLDDHGRDSALRSSCSVLMNYVPSLAQIQ encoded by the coding sequence ATGGAGTGGAGAAGCCTTCCGGTGGAATTGCAAGAAGAGATACTTTCTAGGGTTCCGGCTAAATATTTGGCACGATTGCGATCAACATCGAAACAATGGAACGCTCTATCGAAAACTGGGAGTTTTGCTAAGAAGCACTCTGCTAATGCAACAAAGGAGCCTCTGATTATCATGTTGAAGGATTCTAGGGTTTACTTAGCAAGTGTCAATCTCCATGGAGTTCACAACAACGTTGCTCAATCTTTTGAGTTAGGATCTCGATTGTACCTTAAAGATCCGCACATTTCTAACGTCTTTCACTGTGATGGCTTGTTATTGCTCTGCTCCATTAAGGAGAATACACTCGAGGTTTGGAATCCATGTTCAGGAGAAGCCAAGTTAATTAAACCTAGACACAGCTACTACAAGGAATCAGACTTTTATGCTCTTGGTTATGACAACAAATCCTCCTGCAAGAAATACAAAGTCTTGAGGGTGATTAGTCAAGTCCATGTTCAAGGTGACTTCAAGATTGAGTACGAAATCTATGACTTCACCAATGATTCTTGGAGGGTTCATGGTGCGACTACCGAACTGTCTATAAGACAAAAGCATCCCGTGTCTGTGAAAGGAAGTACTTATTGGGTTGTTCGTAATAGGTATTTTCCATATAAATACTTCctaagttttgatttttcaaccGAGAGATTTCAAAGTCTGTCTCTTCCTCAGCCGTTTCCTTATCTGGTTACGGATTTATCAGTGGTTAGAGAAGAGCAACTCTGTCTGTTTGGTTATTATAATTGGTCAACAACTTCAGAAGACTTAAATGTATGGGTGACAACTAGTCTCGGATCAGTCGTGTCATGGAGCAAGTTCTTAACAATACAAATCATTAAGCCGAGAGTGGATATGTTTGATTATGGGATGAGTTTCTTGGTCGACGAgcaaaacaaatctttagTGTGTTGGATCTCCCAAAAAGTCTTACACATTGTGGGAGAAATTTATCACATACAAGATTTGGATGATCATGGTAGAGATTCTGCGTTAAGATCATCATGCTCAGTTCTTATGaattatgttccaagtttagCCCAAATCCAATAA
- a CDS encoding Regulator of chromosome condensation (RCC1) family with FYVE zinc finger domain-containing protein — protein sequence MADPASCYIYHERDVDQALVVLKKGTQLLKYSRKGKPKFRAFRLSPDEKTLIWFSRGEEKGLKLFEVSRIVPGQRTAVFKRFLRPEKDHLSFSLLYNNRERSLDLICKDKAETEVWFAALKFLIEKSRNRRARSEIPEIHDSDTFSVGRQSIDFVPSNIPRGRTSIDLGYQNNSDVGYERGNMLRPSTDGFRISVSSTPSCSSGGSGPDDIESLGDVYVWGEVWTEGILPDGTASNETVKTDVLTPRPLESNVVLDVHQIVCGVRHVALVTRQGEVFTWGEEVGGRLGHGIQVDISRPKLVEFLALTNIDFVACGEYHTCVVSTSGDLFSWGDGIHNVGLLGHGSDISHWIPKRVSGPLEGLQVLSVACGTWHSALATANGKLFTFGDGAFGVLGHGNRESVSYPKEVQSLNGLKTVKVACSIWHTAAIVEVMGQTATSMSSRKLFTWGDGDKNRLGHGNKETYLLPTCVSSLIDYNFHKIACGHTFTVALTTSGHVFTMGGTAHGQLGNSISDGKLPCLVQDRLVGEFVEEIACGAHHVAVLTSRSEVFTWGKGANGRLGHGDTEDKRTPTLVEALRDRHVKSLSCGSNFTSSICIHKWVSGADQSICSGCRQAFGFTRKRHNCYNCGLVHCHACSSKKALKAALAPTPGKPHRVCDACYSKLKAAESGYSSNVNRNVATPGRSIDGSVRTDRETTRSSKVLLSANKNSVMSSSRPGFTPESSNARASQVPSLQQLKDIAFPSSLSAIQNAFKPVVAPTTTPPRTLVIGPSSPSPPPPPRSSSPYARRPSPPRTSGFSRSVIDSLRKTNEVMNQEMTKLHSQVKNLKQRCNNQGTEIERFQKAAKDASELAARQSSKHKAATEALKSVAEQLKELKEKLPPEVSESEAFESINSQAEAYLNANKVSETSPLTTSGQEQETYQKTEEQVPSNSSITETSSSSRAPSTEASSSRISGKESKEQFEPGVYVTYEVDMNGNKIFRRVRFSKKRFDEHQAEDWWTKNKDRLLKCYSSNSSSSSSSSNPTASDSPVAPQPPSDPSVPEQSNEKEPDSET from the exons ATGGCAGATCCTGCTAGTTGTTATATCTATCACGAGCGTGACGTCGACCAA GCACTTGTCGTATTGAAAAAGGGAACTCAATTACTCAAGTATAGTCGGAAAGGGAAACCTAAATTCCGCGCATTCAGGCTTTCTCCG GATGAAAAAACGTTGATTTGGTTCTCGcgtggagaagaaaaaggtttgaAGTTATTTGAAGTTTCTCGTATTGTCCCGGGACAAAGAACT GCTGTTTTTAAGAGATTTCTACGTCCAGAGAAAGATCACTTATCATTTTCACTTCTATATAACAACAGAGAAAGGTCACTTGATCTG ATTTGTAAGGACAAAGCTGAGACAGAGGTGTGGTTTGCTGCCCTTAAATTTTTGATTGAAAAAAGTCGTAATCGACGCGCCAGAAGTGAAATCCCTGAG ATACATGATAGTGACACTTTCTCTGTTGGTCGTCAATCTATAGACTTTGTCCCAAGCAATATTCCACGAGGTAGAACATCAATTGACTTAGGCTATCAGAACAATTCAGATGTGGGATATGAACGTGGAAACATGTTAAGACCAAGTACAGATGGTTTTCGGATCAGTGTCTCAAGCACACCAAGTTGTTCAAGTGGAGGATCTGGTCCGGATGATATTGAATCATTAGGTGATGTTTACGTTTGGGGTGAAGTTTGGACTGAAGGGATATTACCAGACGGAACTGCTAGCAATGAAACTGTGAAAACAGATGTACTAACTCCAAGACCTTTGGAATCAAATGTTGTTCTCGATGTTCACCAGATTGTTTGCGGTGTAAGGCACGTTGCGCTTGTGACAAGACAAGGAGAGGTTTTTACTTGGGGAGAAGAAGTTGGAGGAAGGCTTGGACATGGTATACAAGTAGATATTAGTCGTCCAAAACTCGTTGAGTTTCTTGCTCTAACCAACATAGACTTTGTTGCATGTGGAGAATATCATACTTGTGTTGTATCTACCTCTGGTGACTTGTTTTCATGGGGAGATGGAATCCATAATGTTGGGCTATTAGGACATGGTAGTGATATAAGCCATTGGATACCTAAAAGAGTCTCTGGTCCTTTAGAAGGTCTTCAAGTACTCTCAGTTGCTTGTGGAACATGGCATTCAGCTTTAGCTACTGCGAACGGGAAGCTATTCACGTTTGGTGATGGAGCGTTTGGCGTTTTAGGTCatggaaacagagaaagtgTTTCATATCCTAAGGAAGTACAATCATTAAACGGTTTGAAAACGGTGAAAGTAGCTTGTAGTATTTGGCATACCGCAGCGATTGTCGAGGTTATGGGTCAAACCGCTACGAGTATGTCATCTAGGAAGTTGTTTACTTGGGGTGATGGTGACAAAAACAGGTTGGGACACGGAAACAAAGAGACTTACTTGCTTCCAACTTGTGTATCTTCTCTTATTGACTACAACTTTCATAAGATTGCTTGTGGGCATACATTTACCGTCGCACTCACAACTTCTGGACATGTTTTTACTATGGGTGGTACCGCTCATGGTCAGCTAGGTAACTCAATCTCTGATGGTAAATTACCATGCTTGGTTCAAGATAGATTAGTCGGAGAATTCGTGGAAGAAATCGCGTGCGGAGCTCACCATGTCGCGGTTTTGACATCTAGAAGTGAAGTCTTCACGTGGGGAAAAGGTGCTAATGGAAGATTAGGACATGGAGATACAGAGGATAAAAGAACACCAACTTTGGTTGAAGCCTTGAGAGATAGGCATGTGAAGAGTTTATCTTGCGGCTCAAACTTTACGTCAAGTATATGTATACATAAGTGGGTATCCGGAGCAGATCAGTCAATCTGCTCCGGATGTCGTCAAGCATTCGGATTTACCCGGAAGAGGCATAACTGTTATAACTGTGGTTTAGTCCATTGTCATGCTTGTAGCTCAAAGAAAGCTTTAAAAGCAGCTTTAGCTCCAACTCCGGGGAAACCACATCGCGTATGTGATGCTTGTTACAGCAAACTTAAAGCCGCGGAGTCTGGTTATAGTTCTAATGTAAACAGGAATGTTGCAACTCCAGGACGGTCAATAGATGGATCAGTAAGAACTGATAGAGAAACAACAAGGTCATCGAAAGTTCTCTTGTCCGCAAATAAAAATTCAGTCATGTCATCATCAAGGCCTGGATTCACACCTGAGTCTTCTAATGCTCGTGCCTCGCAAGTTCCATCTCTCCAACAACTTAAAGACATTGCATTCCCAAGTTCGCTTAGCGCCATTCAAAATGCTTTCAAACCTGTTGTTGCTCCAACTACTACTCCACCACGTACACTTGTTATTGGaccatcatctccatcaccgCCTCCACCTCCAAGATCATCCTCTCCTTATGCAAGAAGACCGAGCCCTCCACGCACTTCTGGATTTTCAAGAAGTGTTATCGATAGTTTAAGGAAGACTAACGAAGTTATGAACCAAGAAATGACAAAACTGCATAGTCAG GTTAAGAATTTGAAGCAGAGATGTAATAATCAAGGTACAGAGATTGAAAGATTTCAAAAAGCAGCTAAAGACGCTTCTGAATTAGCTGCAAGACaatcttcaaaacataaaGCAGCAACAGAAGCACTCAAGTCTGTTGCAGAACAG TTAAAAGAATTGAAGGAGAAATTACCTCCAGAAGTATCAGAGAGTGAAGCATTTGAATCCATTAACTCTCAAGCTGAAGCTTATCTAAACGCAAACAAAGTATCAGAAACATCTCCACTTACAACTTCGggacaagaacaagaaacatatCAAAAGACAGAGGAACAAGTACCTTCTAACTCAAGTATAACCGAGACATCGAGTTCATCAAGGGCACCAAGTACAGAagcttcatcatcaagaataagtggaaaagaaagtaaagaaCAATTTGAGCCTGGTGTTTATGTGACTTATGAGGTAGACATGAATGGTAACAAGATCTTTCGACGAGTTAgatttagtaaaaaaagatttgatgagCATCAAGCAGAAGATTGGtggaccaaaaacaaagataggTTGCTTAAGTGTTATAGttcaaattcatcatcatcatcatcatcatcgaatCCAACGGCTTCCGACTCACCTGTTGCTCCACAACCACCGTCTGATCCGTCGGTACCTGAACAGAGCAATGAGAAGGAACCAGATTCTGAAACCTAG